Proteins encoded together in one Cyanobium sp. WAJ14-Wanaka window:
- a CDS encoding Coq4 family protein — translation MGFRYLDQLADPAQIQQFLELADLFAGAGQSAQNIFELSNRLRHSAPMQLCRKRLARNPACQALIDQRRPCGPYNGEQLLAMPKGTLGHTYATALQAMGYDIGFFPEPAFFNHLQEDADYINYRVYATHDIHHILSGFSLDNFGELGVISISVAQFSHPGLAFSNLMAMLFSWSQADTPIDELESPSEQARTPVYGFRHISQGLEMGAAAKPLFPVIWEERFEQNLEELRAELGITPVREGPWSWAETPAIRDALAR, via the coding sequence ATGGGATTTCGTTATCTCGATCAGCTCGCTGACCCCGCGCAGATCCAACAGTTCCTTGAACTGGCTGACCTTTTTGCCGGTGCTGGGCAGTCAGCTCAAAATATTTTCGAGCTTTCCAATCGTTTGAGGCATTCAGCGCCGATGCAGTTGTGCCGCAAGCGCCTTGCCCGAAATCCCGCCTGCCAGGCCCTGATCGACCAGCGCCGCCCCTGCGGTCCCTACAACGGCGAGCAGCTTCTGGCCATGCCCAAGGGAACCCTGGGGCACACCTATGCGACCGCACTCCAGGCCATGGGCTACGACATCGGTTTTTTCCCTGAACCAGCCTTTTTCAACCACCTCCAGGAAGATGCCGATTACATCAATTACAGGGTGTACGCAACCCACGACATCCATCACATCCTGAGCGGCTTCAGCCTCGACAACTTTGGTGAACTGGGGGTGATCAGCATCAGCGTTGCCCAGTTCAGCCATCCGGGTTTGGCCTTTTCCAATCTGATGGCCATGTTGTTCAGCTGGTCTCAGGCAGACACGCCAATCGATGAGCTGGAGAGCCCAAGCGAACAGGCCCGCACCCCCGTCTATGGCTTCCGCCACATCAGCCAGGGGCTGGAGATGGGGGCAGCAGCTAAGCCCCTCTTCCCAGTGATCTGGGAAGAGCGCTTCGAGCAGAACCTTGAGGAGCTGCGGGCGGAGTTGGGCATCACACCGGTGCGCGAAGGTCCCTGGAGTTGGGCCGAGACACCGGCTATTCGCGATGCCCTAGCCCGCTGA
- a CDS encoding 4a-hydroxytetrahydrobiopterin dehydratase, translating into MSTHRQPARALSPDEIAALPNMLTQWELLEGKLHRKLVFASFVEAFGFMAQVALVAEAMDHHPEWSNVWNRVSINLTTHDIGGLSNLDLQLAQRIDGLANALTGLRSNN; encoded by the coding sequence ATGAGCACCCATCGCCAGCCAGCTAGGGCCCTCAGCCCCGACGAAATTGCGGCCCTTCCCAACATGTTGACCCAGTGGGAGTTGTTAGAAGGCAAGCTGCATCGAAAGCTGGTCTTTGCCTCCTTTGTGGAGGCTTTTGGTTTCATGGCCCAGGTGGCCCTAGTCGCTGAAGCCATGGACCATCACCCCGAGTGGAGCAATGTCTGGAATCGGGTCAGCATCAACTTGACAACCCACGACATCGGCGGCCTCTCCAACCTCGACCTGCAGCTGGCCCAACGCATTGATGGTTTGGCCAATGCTTTGACTGGCCTGCGCTCCAACAACTGA
- a CDS encoding HIT family protein, with protein sequence MKSADSCGVCAAHGDAELCTRYEIGRSRLWLLRHHPDPSPLPGWLLLDSLRHLGGPGDFEPEEALAWGSEVQRACLLVKTLTGCDRVYIIGFGEGARHLHLHLIPRFSSDSATAAWSVADHYRAVERGEAMAAEPVDVAELVQKARMIYAPSQQDG encoded by the coding sequence ATGAAATCAGCTGACAGCTGCGGCGTATGTGCTGCCCATGGCGATGCCGAGCTCTGCACGCGATATGAAATTGGCCGCAGTCGGTTGTGGTTGTTGCGCCACCATCCCGATCCGTCCCCCTTGCCTGGCTGGTTGCTACTCGATTCCCTGAGACACCTGGGCGGGCCTGGGGATTTTGAGCCGGAGGAGGCATTGGCCTGGGGCAGCGAGGTGCAGCGGGCTTGTCTACTGGTTAAGACGTTGACCGGATGCGATCGGGTTTACATAATTGGTTTTGGAGAAGGGGCTCGTCACTTGCACTTGCATTTGATTCCACGTTTTTCATCCGACAGCGCGACGGCGGCCTGGTCAGTGGCTGACCACTACAGGGCCGTTGAGAGGGGAGAAGCGATGGCTGCGGAACCCGTTGACGTGGCCGAGCTGGTTCAAAAAGCCCGCATGATCTATGCACCGAGCCAGCAAGATGGTTAG
- a CDS encoding secondary thiamine-phosphate synthase enzyme YjbQ, which produces MLNLFKERHSALAQSLQQLTLLTTGEGFTDITSDINRAIGTSGLNFGLANLFCLHTSCSLTINENADPRVLCDLAAYLRALVPQRGFSPINGKGEFVTYGHDDEGPDDMPAHIRTALTATSLQFSFQKGGLLLGTWQAVYLWEHRARPHQRRLNLHLMGE; this is translated from the coding sequence ATGCTAAACCTGTTTAAAGAGCGTCACAGCGCCTTGGCCCAAAGTCTGCAACAACTAACTCTTTTAACCACGGGCGAAGGATTTACTGATATCACGAGCGATATAAATCGAGCAATTGGGACAAGTGGTTTGAATTTTGGATTGGCCAATTTGTTTTGTTTGCACACTTCCTGCAGCCTCACTATCAACGAAAATGCTGATCCAAGGGTCTTATGCGATCTGGCTGCCTATTTGCGGGCGCTGGTGCCCCAAAGGGGATTTTCGCCAATCAATGGCAAGGGGGAATTTGTGACCTATGGCCACGATGATGAGGGCCCAGACGACATGCCGGCCCACATCCGCACGGCCCTTACGGCCACCTCTCTTCAGTTCAGCTTCCAAAAAGGTGGCCTGCTGCTCGGCACCTGGCAGGCTGTCTACCTCTGGGAACACCGCGCAAGGCCCCACCAGAGAAGGCTCAACCTGCACCTGATGGGCGAATGA
- a CDS encoding DUF2721 domain-containing protein has product MLLAVVVPSAPMEGLARAIQLSVAPVFLLAGISGLLNVLSQRLNRIVDRARRLQEADLNDPLHQSRDGRQELQVQKRRISLVMRAIVCATVTILLVAMVVAIVFLSAVTAIDLTLVVAPLFVLAMACLMASVLLFLRETQLAIAQLRRRF; this is encoded by the coding sequence ATGCTGCTTGCCGTCGTGGTTCCTTCAGCTCCCATGGAGGGCTTGGCCCGGGCCATTCAGCTTTCGGTGGCCCCTGTCTTTTTACTGGCTGGCATCAGCGGCCTGCTCAATGTGCTCAGCCAGCGGCTAAACCGCATCGTTGATCGCGCCAGACGCCTTCAGGAGGCGGATCTCAATGATCCGCTCCATCAATCCAGGGATGGTCGCCAGGAACTGCAGGTTCAAAAGCGCCGTATTTCTCTGGTAATGAGGGCGATTGTCTGCGCCACCGTCACGATCCTGTTGGTGGCGATGGTGGTGGCGATCGTGTTTCTGAGTGCGGTGACCGCCATCGATCTCACCCTGGTTGTTGCCCCCCTATTTGTCTTGGCGATGGCCTGCCTGATGGCTTCGGTGCTGCTGTTTTTGAGGGAAACCCAGCTGGCTATCGCCCAATTAAGGCGCCGCTTCTAG
- a CDS encoding carboxypeptidase M32, giving the protein MTAFDQLHQHLHQSRLLGSISSALYYDQNTVMPPAGADWRGEQLALLAGQLHGRQSSSEYGELVAAAEAELGVDAAPEQRRNLELLRLELQRQRCLDPALVTALARAQSRGNAVWQDARARNDFPAFAPALEELIALRRQQANQLAAAEPVERSPWEVLAQPFEPDLNKVRLEELFAPLKEQLPPLLERVAAAEKPQQAAKEQADATALSEAQQEQLCKELLQSWGYDGSRCQRSRSAHPFSCTLGPQDFRITTRMVPGQPLSAFLATAHEWGHSLYEQGLPRSDDHYFPWPLGEATSMAIHESQSLFWECRIGRSQAFAQRWHPRFATALGADPWQNSFQFWRALNPMRPGLIRVEADELSYCLHIVLRYELELALLEGDLPAAEMPSQWNRRFKELFEIEPSNDQEGCLQDVHWSEGLFGYFPSYALGYLISAQLGAIMERDLGGEGAIEQLIAAGSESSLLDWLRAQVYPFGRRVNAEELVRQVSGEALSAQPFLRYLGAKVERLTAP; this is encoded by the coding sequence ATGACGGCGTTCGACCAGCTCCACCAGCACCTGCACCAGAGCCGCCTGCTGGGCTCGATCAGCAGCGCCCTTTATTACGACCAGAACACCGTGATGCCCCCTGCAGGGGCCGATTGGCGCGGTGAGCAGCTGGCCCTACTGGCCGGGCAGCTGCATGGGCGCCAAAGCAGCAGCGAGTACGGGGAGTTGGTGGCGGCAGCAGAGGCCGAGCTCGGGGTCGATGCGGCACCAGAGCAGCGCCGCAACCTGGAACTGTTGCGGCTGGAGCTGCAACGCCAGCGCTGCCTTGATCCAGCCCTGGTGACTGCCCTGGCAAGGGCCCAATCCCGCGGTAATGCCGTCTGGCAGGACGCCCGCGCCCGCAACGACTTCCCAGCCTTCGCCCCGGCCCTCGAGGAGTTGATCGCCCTGCGCCGCCAGCAGGCCAACCAGCTGGCAGCAGCTGAGCCAGTTGAGCGCAGCCCCTGGGAAGTCCTCGCCCAGCCCTTTGAGCCGGATCTGAACAAGGTGCGCCTGGAGGAATTGTTTGCGCCCCTGAAAGAGCAATTGCCGCCACTGCTGGAGCGGGTCGCCGCCGCAGAAAAGCCCCAGCAGGCCGCCAAGGAGCAGGCAGATGCCACCGCTTTATCTGAGGCCCAGCAGGAGCAGCTCTGCAAAGAGCTTCTCCAAAGCTGGGGCTACGACGGCAGCCGTTGCCAGCGCTCCCGCTCGGCCCACCCCTTTTCCTGCACCCTCGGCCCCCAGGACTTCCGCATCACCACCCGGATGGTGCCCGGCCAACCCCTCTCAGCCTTCCTGGCCACAGCGCACGAGTGGGGCCATTCGCTCTATGAGCAGGGTCTACCCCGCAGCGATGACCACTACTTCCCCTGGCCCCTCGGCGAAGCCACCTCGATGGCCATTCACGAGAGTCAAAGCCTGTTCTGGGAATGCCGCATTGGCAGGAGCCAGGCCTTCGCCCAGCGCTGGCATCCCCGTTTTGCAACCGCCCTAGGTGCCGATCCCTGGCAAAACAGTTTCCAGTTTTGGCGGGCCCTCAATCCGATGCGCCCCGGCCTGATTCGGGTTGAGGCCGACGAACTCAGCTACTGCCTGCACATTGTTTTGCGCTACGAACTGGAGCTGGCGCTGCTGGAGGGGGATCTGCCGGCCGCAGAAATGCCAAGCCAATGGAATCGGCGCTTCAAGGAGTTGTTTGAAATAGAACCGAGCAACGATCAAGAGGGCTGCCTCCAAGACGTGCACTGGAGTGAGGGGTTGTTTGGCTATTTCCCCTCCTATGCCCTGGGCTACCTAATCAGTGCCCAACTGGGCGCCATCATGGAGCGAGATCTCGGTGGCGAAGGTGCCATCGAGCAGTTGATTGCAGCGGGCAGCGAAAGCAGCCTGCTCGACTGGTTACGGGCCCAGGTCTATCCGTTTGGCCGGCGGGTAAATGCCGAAGAGCTGGTTAGGCAGGTCAGCGGAGAAGCCCTAAGTGCCCAGCCATTTCTGCGCTACCTGGGGGCCAAGGTGGAGCGGCTGACGGCTCCTTAA
- a CDS encoding inorganic diphosphatase — MANIDHAPSRTMLNLLHVLPAFADEAELRLNTIVELNSMTINKYELITETGHLKLDRVGYSSLAYPFAYGCIPRTWDEDGDPLDIEIVNVTEPLVPGSIVEARIIGIMTFDDGGEVDDKVIAVLADDKRMDHITSYTQLGAQWEKETKYYWEHYKDLKKPGTCKVNGFFEAAEAVTIIKACEQRYLDTIEAKLVN; from the coding sequence ATGGCGAATATCGACCACGCTCCCAGCCGCACGATGCTCAACCTGCTGCACGTGCTGCCAGCCTTCGCCGATGAAGCCGAGCTGCGGCTGAACACGATCGTCGAGCTCAACTCGATGACGATCAACAAGTATGAGCTGATCACTGAAACCGGCCATCTCAAGCTTGATCGGGTCGGCTACAGCTCCCTGGCCTACCCCTTCGCCTACGGCTGCATCCCCCGCACCTGGGATGAGGATGGGGATCCCCTGGATATTGAAATTGTCAACGTCACCGAACCGCTGGTGCCGGGTTCGATCGTGGAAGCTCGCATCATTGGCATCATGACCTTCGACGATGGTGGTGAGGTTGACGACAAGGTGATTGCGGTGCTGGCCGATGACAAGCGCATGGACCACATCACCAGCTACACCCAGCTAGGAGCCCAGTGGGAGAAGGAAACCAAGTACTACTGGGAGCACTACAAGGACCTCAAGAAACCCGGCACCTGCAAGGTCAATGGCTTCTTTGAAGCAGCAGAGGCAGTGACCATCATCAAGGCCTGTGAGCAGCGCTACCTCGACACCATCGAAGCCAAACTGGTGAACTGA
- a CDS encoding chloride channel protein: MVGTLTGLAVVAFHELLGFINNGLFGPFVDLLLSFGRSQPAQLPMELPPLPPATTTPLQALLQVGLGGLGFLPPPLAAPEPPPLPTSSLSDWLSLWPVVVVPTLGGLVVGLLRRFGGDLGPGLPSVMAMADGSVAAKPKLPFQRLLAASLSLGSGASLGPEGPSVESGANLGLWVALRSSLSPESQKALVAAGVAAGLAAGFKAPIAGVFFALEGSFSALPGRPNVRAVLVAAVASTLVTQLVLGDTPILRLPAYEVRSPLELPLYLGLGLLASGLSWALISLLSLGRSEALQQWLRRWPAGVPTALGGAAVGLMALVFPQVLGVGYDTIEALLGSNGGLPLLTLLGLLCVKLLATGVSNATGFVGGGFAPSLVLGALLGNCYGQLLGESGLHLPVAEPPAYAMVGMAAVLAGSARAPLTALLLLFELTRDIRIVLPLMAAAGLSALLVERWKGISDPGLLGPDLQEEQRRRQLTATAVTEAFEPEAPLLLPIDLPADQALVSLVSSHGHCLMVVDGSWVVGLVTLPDLQRSITAARSAEGAAAAVGEAPAAMPCLRECRRGDLVWLPETAHLAQLEDQLSPNGLRQVPVFEVNSQGLGALPQGLPAAGLPIDSLRGLASRDGMARALARKL, encoded by the coding sequence TTGGTTGGCACCCTCACTGGCCTGGCCGTGGTCGCCTTCCATGAGTTGCTTGGCTTCATCAACAACGGTCTGTTCGGACCTTTCGTAGACCTGCTTCTCTCCTTTGGGCGCAGCCAGCCAGCCCAGCTGCCCATGGAGTTGCCCCCCCTGCCCCCGGCCACTACGACTCCGCTCCAGGCCCTGCTGCAGGTGGGCCTAGGCGGGCTGGGCTTTTTGCCCCCCCCCTTGGCGGCGCCGGAGCCTCCGCCCCTGCCGACCTCGAGCCTGTCCGACTGGCTGAGCCTTTGGCCCGTGGTGGTGGTGCCCACCCTGGGGGGATTGGTGGTGGGCCTGTTGCGGCGTTTTGGTGGTGATTTGGGTCCAGGCCTGCCTTCGGTGATGGCGATGGCCGATGGCTCGGTGGCCGCCAAACCGAAGCTCCCCTTCCAGCGTTTGCTTGCTGCCTCCTTGAGCCTGGGCAGTGGTGCCTCCCTGGGCCCGGAGGGGCCAAGTGTGGAGAGTGGCGCCAACCTTGGCCTCTGGGTGGCCCTGCGCTCGAGCCTTTCGCCTGAAAGTCAGAAGGCCCTTGTGGCTGCAGGGGTGGCCGCCGGTTTGGCAGCGGGTTTCAAGGCCCCGATCGCTGGTGTGTTTTTTGCCCTGGAGGGCAGTTTTAGTGCGCTGCCGGGCCGGCCCAACGTCCGGGCGGTGTTGGTGGCGGCGGTTGCTTCCACCCTGGTGACCCAGTTGGTGCTGGGTGATACGCCAATTTTGAGGCTGCCTGCCTACGAGGTGCGCTCGCCCCTGGAATTGCCCCTATATCTGGGCCTGGGCCTGCTGGCCAGTGGCCTTTCCTGGGCTCTGATCAGCCTGTTGTCGCTGGGGCGCAGTGAGGCACTTCAGCAATGGCTGCGCCGTTGGCCCGCCGGTGTGCCGACGGCCTTGGGGGGCGCGGCAGTTGGTCTGATGGCCCTGGTCTTCCCCCAAGTGCTCGGCGTCGGCTACGACACGATTGAGGCCCTGCTTGGCAGCAATGGCGGGCTGCCCTTGCTCACCCTGCTGGGTCTGCTTTGCGTAAAGCTATTGGCCACGGGTGTCAGCAATGCCACTGGTTTTGTTGGCGGTGGTTTTGCGCCTTCCCTGGTGCTCGGAGCTTTGCTGGGAAATTGCTATGGCCAACTGCTGGGGGAGAGCGGCTTGCACCTGCCGGTGGCGGAACCACCTGCCTATGCCATGGTCGGAATGGCGGCGGTGCTGGCGGGCAGTGCCAGGGCCCCATTGACCGCCCTCTTGCTGCTGTTTGAACTAACCCGCGACATCAGGATCGTGCTGCCCCTGATGGCGGCGGCGGGCCTCAGTGCCCTGTTGGTAGAGCGCTGGAAGGGCATTAGCGATCCTGGCTTGCTGGGCCCCGATCTTCAGGAGGAGCAGCGCCGGCGCCAGCTCACCGCCACGGCTGTGACGGAGGCGTTTGAGCCGGAGGCCCCCCTGCTCTTGCCGATTGATTTACCCGCCGACCAGGCCCTGGTCAGCTTGGTCAGCAGCCATGGCCACTGCTTGATGGTTGTGGATGGTTCCTGGGTTGTCGGTTTGGTGACCCTGCCCGATTTGCAGCGCTCGATCACCGCTGCTCGATCTGCTGAAGGCGCTGCCGCTGCCGTTGGAGAAGCCCCAGCGGCCATGCCCTGTCTCAGGGAGTGCCGGCGGGGGGATTTGGTTTGGCTGCCCGAGACAGCCCACCTGGCCCAACTTGAGGACCAACTGAGCCCCAACGGCCTGCGTCAAGTTCCCGTATTCGAAGTAAATAGCCAGGGATTAGGGGCCTTGCCCCAGGGCCTGCCAGCCGCTGGACTACCAATTGATTCGCTTAGGGGCCTGGCTAGCCGCGATGGCATGGCTAGGGCCCTAGCTCGCAAGCTATAG
- the hemC gene encoding hydroxymethylbilane synthase, giving the protein MANTLRIASRRSQLAMVQTHWVRDELLQAHQGLEISIEAMATQGDKILDVALAKIGDKGLFTKELEAQMLVDQADIAVHSLKDLPTNLPDGLMLGCITEREDPADALVVHARHSDKSLATLPEGAVVGTSSLRRLAQLRHHYPHLTFKDVRGNVITRLEKLDSGEFDCLILAAAGLGRLGLADRIHELIDPSISLHAVGQGALGIECREGDEAVLAQIKVLEHLPTARRCLAERAFLRQLEGGCQVPIGVNSCFEGEAEQAELVLTGMVASLDGLRLIRDVRRGPQQDPEAIGIALAEALRAQGAGEILEEIFATVRPEA; this is encoded by the coding sequence ATGGCCAATACCCTGCGCATCGCCTCCCGCCGCAGCCAGCTGGCCATGGTGCAGACCCATTGGGTGCGCGATGAACTCCTCCAGGCCCACCAGGGCCTGGAGATCAGCATCGAGGCGATGGCTACCCAGGGCGACAAAATTCTCGATGTTGCCCTGGCCAAAATTGGCGACAAGGGCCTATTCACCAAGGAATTGGAGGCTCAGATGTTGGTGGACCAGGCCGACATCGCCGTCCATAGCCTCAAGGACCTGCCCACCAACCTCCCGGATGGCTTGATGCTCGGTTGCATCACAGAGAGGGAGGATCCTGCCGATGCGCTTGTGGTCCATGCCAGGCACAGCGATAAAAGCCTGGCGACCCTGCCCGAGGGGGCGGTGGTTGGCACCAGCTCCCTGAGGCGGTTGGCCCAGCTGCGCCACCACTATCCCCACCTCACCTTCAAGGACGTGCGGGGCAACGTGATCACCCGCCTGGAGAAGCTGGATTCCGGTGAATTCGACTGTTTGATTTTGGCTGCAGCGGGCCTGGGTCGCCTCGGCCTGGCCGATCGGATCCATGAATTAATTGACCCTTCCATTTCCCTGCATGCTGTCGGTCAGGGGGCCCTGGGCATTGAGTGCCGGGAGGGCGACGAGGCAGTTCTGGCCCAAATCAAGGTGTTAGAGCACTTACCTACGGCACGGCGTTGCTTGGCTGAACGGGCCTTTTTGCGTCAGCTGGAGGGTGGCTGCCAGGTTCCGATTGGGGTCAACAGCTGCTTTGAGGGGGAGGCTGAGCAGGCCGAGTTGGTGCTCACCGGCATGGTTGCCAGCCTTGATGGCCTACGGCTGATTCGGGATGTGAGACGCGGCCCCCAGCAGGACCCTGAGGCCATTGGCATTGCCCTCGCCGAGGCCCTGCGGGCCCAGGGTGCGGGCGAGATACTGGAGGAAATCTTTGCGACCGTTCGGCCAGAAGCCTGA
- a CDS encoding DUF1824 family protein encodes MANSTSLTLADLRVLRTAPELGTGQAEQLALELAAVMARCAWFTAGIMAPSADLAVDSLRAMEQRLGWTRLEPAPSESANPVPGGPVFLKANQNTGSYLIRPEDGLGEGILISGQDSSEPDGDATWGPLPLNFFA; translated from the coding sequence ATGGCGAATTCCACCTCCCTAACCCTTGCTGATTTGAGGGTGCTTCGCACGGCCCCCGAGCTCGGCACTGGCCAGGCTGAGCAGTTGGCCCTGGAGCTGGCGGCCGTCATGGCCCGTTGCGCCTGGTTTACGGCCGGGATCATGGCTCCCTCTGCCGATTTGGCGGTGGATTCCTTGAGGGCGATGGAGCAACGGCTCGGTTGGACGCGCCTCGAGCCTGCTCCTTCTGAATCCGCTAATCCAGTTCCAGGCGGACCCGTTTTCCTCAAGGCGAACCAAAACACTGGCTCCTATTTGATCCGCCCTGAAGATGGCCTTGGGGAGGGCATTCTCATTTCCGGCCAGGACTCGAGCGAGCCGGATGGCGATGCCACCTGGGGCCCCTTGCCGCTCAATTTTTTCGCCTGA
- a CDS encoding glycosyltransferase family 2 protein, whose protein sequence is MVSACFNEAQGIASFIEAVRSQGCINRLVLVDDGSKDQSAAIVRQQIAADKQAGQGINCQISLISLTRNFGKEAAMLAGLDFAKGRCDAAVLMDSDLQHPPELLVEMVAAFQAGAEIVTAIRRDRQGESGIKATSAHWFYSLFNHLVDSIQLVDGAGDYRLLSGAALNSLTQLREGGRFSKGLFPWIGFENVDVYYACPTRGSGQTSWNLSSLWNYALDGIFGFSLVPLKVWSGIGAFISASSVLYSIYFAIHTLLYGIDVAGFPSLIVAITFLGGIQLIGIGILGEYIGRIFLEVKTRPNYLVRAVDGSVPKKSRKIKKQF, encoded by the coding sequence GTGGTTTCTGCCTGTTTCAACGAAGCGCAAGGTATTGCTTCTTTTATCGAGGCGGTCCGTTCCCAGGGTTGTATCAACAGATTGGTATTGGTAGACGACGGTTCTAAGGACCAAAGCGCGGCGATCGTCAGGCAACAGATTGCGGCAGATAAACAGGCAGGCCAAGGCATCAATTGCCAAATCAGCCTCATCTCCCTAACCCGAAACTTCGGCAAGGAGGCGGCAATGCTGGCCGGCCTCGACTTTGCCAAAGGCAGGTGCGATGCAGCAGTTCTCATGGACTCAGACCTGCAACATCCGCCAGAACTTCTGGTTGAAATGGTGGCGGCCTTCCAGGCTGGGGCAGAAATAGTTACGGCAATCCGGCGCGATCGTCAGGGAGAATCGGGGATTAAGGCCACCAGTGCCCATTGGTTTTACTCACTGTTTAACCACCTGGTCGATTCGATTCAACTGGTGGATGGGGCGGGCGATTACCGACTGCTGAGTGGGGCAGCCCTGAATTCCCTTACCCAGCTAAGGGAGGGGGGTAGGTTCTCAAAGGGGCTATTCCCCTGGATTGGCTTTGAAAATGTAGACGTTTACTATGCCTGTCCAACTAGAGGTAGTGGCCAAACATCCTGGAATTTATCCAGTCTCTGGAACTATGCCCTTGATGGCATTTTTGGCTTTTCACTGGTCCCCCTGAAGGTCTGGTCAGGAATAGGTGCATTTATTTCAGCCTCAAGCGTGCTCTACTCGATCTACTTTGCAATCCACACGCTGCTCTACGGCATAGACGTGGCAGGCTTTCCAAGCCTGATTGTAGCAATTACATTTTTGGGCGGTATTCAACTGATTGGCATTGGCATCCTTGGGGAGTACATCGGCCGCATCTTTCTGGAGGTCAAAACTCGACCAAACTATTTAGTCAGGGCAGTTGATGGCAGCGTCCCGAAGAAGTCTAGAAAGATTAAGAAACAGTTCTAG
- a CDS encoding ChbG/HpnK family deacetylase, producing MFADLGKYGLVGVLAALLHAFILLALSGLGFYLLLANLLALLSASIWSFVAHSRFSFKKQTGGRLFPRPWLALQLIVNVVLSLLLPIALGAFARSLTATVLLVLTPTVVNYLVWNSAARHTARLHSSPEPDFVLPVRFHADDLGLAKFVNEAIFELFDRHQLDSASLMVSAPALEHALAGWRRRPQMELALHLVLTEGPPTAPVHLIPDLVDGKGNLRLGFGFLLMASVLPLSRSRRLFQQIGIEIQAQISKYKQLTGKTSFSLDGHQHVHLLPIVWRQLLRLPPSMRPTWIRTINEPWPPGLAYRFWLSALGHGGVVKSLVLKYLNSVITPVLAYEQISTNGSFSGVLFTGRMAGAPLAACLIKLRQVSVSSASTPSLLLVHPAFIDVDRPSNLEVIDPSYHLSRRFYASPWRQREFESLACLIRK from the coding sequence ATGTTTGCAGACCTGGGGAAATATGGATTGGTGGGCGTGCTTGCCGCTCTACTGCATGCGTTTATATTATTAGCTCTTTCGGGATTGGGTTTTTATTTGCTGCTGGCCAACCTGCTGGCTTTGCTATCAGCTTCAATCTGGAGTTTTGTTGCTCACTCCAGATTTAGCTTTAAGAAGCAAACCGGTGGTCGTCTTTTCCCCAGGCCTTGGCTCGCACTGCAGTTGATAGTTAACGTAGTTCTTAGCCTTCTTTTGCCAATTGCTTTAGGGGCATTTGCCCGATCACTGACTGCAACGGTCCTGTTGGTATTGACCCCAACAGTTGTAAATTACCTGGTTTGGAATTCTGCGGCTCGCCATACGGCTCGTCTACATTCTTCGCCTGAGCCTGATTTTGTCTTGCCCGTGCGTTTCCATGCTGATGATCTAGGCCTGGCAAAATTTGTCAACGAAGCAATTTTTGAGCTGTTTGATCGCCACCAACTTGATAGTGCCAGCCTGATGGTGTCCGCCCCTGCTCTTGAGCATGCCCTAGCAGGTTGGCGTAGGCGTCCCCAAATGGAATTGGCCCTTCACCTTGTGCTTACGGAGGGTCCCCCAACTGCCCCTGTCCACCTCATCCCCGATTTAGTTGATGGTAAGGGAAACCTACGTTTGGGTTTTGGTTTTTTATTAATGGCTTCCGTTCTGCCCCTTTCCAGATCGCGCCGGCTTTTCCAGCAAATCGGCATTGAAATTCAGGCCCAGATTTCTAAATATAAGCAATTAACTGGCAAGACCTCTTTCTCCCTTGATGGTCACCAACACGTGCATTTGTTGCCAATTGTCTGGCGTCAATTGCTTAGGCTTCCTCCATCGATGCGACCAACTTGGATCCGCACTATTAATGAACCATGGCCGCCAGGATTGGCCTACAGATTCTGGCTTTCGGCCCTAGGCCATGGCGGCGTTGTTAAGAGCTTAGTTTTGAAATACTTGAATAGCGTCATTACACCTGTTTTGGCTTACGAGCAGATCTCTACCAATGGGTCTTTTTCAGGAGTCCTATTCACTGGCCGCATGGCCGGAGCTCCTCTTGCTGCCTGCCTCATAAAACTTAGGCAGGTTTCAGTTTCGTCTGCTTCTACCCCTTCCCTGTTGCTAGTTCACCCGGCCTTTATTGATGTGGATCGTCCCTCAAACCTCGAGGTGATAGATCCCAGTTACCACCTGTCTCGTAGGTTTTATGCTTCACCTTGGCGCCAGAGGGAGTTCGAGTCGCTGGCCTGTTTAATCCGTAAATGA